In the genome of Candidatus Aminicenantes bacterium, the window AACGCGCAGTCGCCCAGACGCAGAAGCAACTCATAACGGGTGACGGCTTCGCGCACGCCGATCTCGTTCGGCCGCCGCGCCACGGTAATGCGGCGCCTGTCCCGCCGGCTGCGCACCAGGGGAAGGTCAATTACACCTATGGGAATACGTGGAACCCCGTAAACCAGCCCCAGGTAGGACTTGTGAATGCGGCGTTGGCTGAATTGGCGCATCAGGCGGCGCATGCTGCGGCGGTGGCGCGCCAGGATCAAGACCCCCGATGTGTCTCGATCCAGGCGATGAACAATACCCGGCCTTTCAGTGTCAGCGCACATAACCGCGGCTTCGGGATAGTCACGTAGAAAGATATCCAGGATGGTTTCTTGGCGTTCGCCCGCTCCGGGATGTACGGCGATTCCCACGGGCTTGTGGATGATCAGGATATCCTCGTCCCGGTACAACAAATGCAGGTTGGTTTTCGAATCGGGAACTTCCGTTTTTTCCGGCAACACTTCCAGTTCCAGCAAGTCTCCGGAATGGACAGTGCGGCTTTTGCGTTTTTCAACATGGTTGTTCAGGTACGCATTGCCGATCGCGATGCACTTTTCAATGCGGCTCCGGCTCAGTTGAGGAAAAAGCGCCGCCAGACAGCGATCGAGGCGGTTGCCGTCAAGCTCGGGCGGAAGGGTGATGCGTTTTTTCATGTTTCGGGATCCCGAAGTTCATGCTGCGGTGCCCTTACCCCGCAAAATAGAAAGCATCAGCAGGCAGACACCGATGGTAATGGCTG includes:
- a CDS encoding RluA family pseudouridine synthase; the protein is MKKRITLPPELDGNRLDRCLAALFPQLSRSRIEKCIAIGNAYLNNHVEKRKSRTVHSGDLLELEVLPEKTEVPDSKTNLHLLYRDEDILIIHKPVGIAVHPGAGERQETILDIFLRDYPEAAVMCADTERPGIVHRLDRDTSGVLILARHRRSMRRLMRQFSQRRIHKSYLGLVYGVPRIPIGVIDLPLVRSRRDRRRITVARRPNEIGVREAVTRYELLLRLGDCALLRLDPLTGRTHQLRVHMRHAETPILGDDWYGKGGPPFPRLALHAHNIRFKHPESETILHAFSPMPAEFTAFIRSRLHP